The DNA region TCAGGCTCCACTTCGGCAGCTTCCATTTCGGCAGGTTCATCTACGGAAGGCTCTGTCCGCACGTCGGCATCCGGCGGCAGGATTTCATCGGGTTCAAGCAGGGGAAGCTCATCGGCCTGCGCTGGTTCAGCGGCGGCAACGGCTTCAAATACATCGGATTCTGCCTGAGCTGAGGCATCTGCCATAATGTCCTGCATGTCTGCCGAGGCCACATCCGCATGGTCTGTGGCTGCTTGTTCCGTAGCGGCGGCCAGCAGTGCGTCAAAATCTGTGGGCAGTTCCATAGCCTGTTCCGGCTGGGGGGCCTGAACTGACTCCAACACTGGTTCCAGTTCTGGCGAAGAGTCGGGCAATGTTTCAGCAACAGGCTCTGGCTGTGCATCGGCCATGAGTTCCAGCTCGGGATGGAGCAGAACATCGGAAATTTCTTCCTGCGGTTCAGAGGCAGGGGCCGCACCGCCGGTCACAGCAGCCAGCAGGCTGTCGAGGTCTGCATTCAGATCGGGCTGAGGTTCCGAAGCAGGCGCGGGGGCCGTTTCGGGCTGGGCAGCGTCAAGTTTGCTCTGCAAGTCGTCTGCGGCGGCAGCCAGCAGGCTGTCGATATCCACGCCGAGGTCGGCACCCATATCCGGGCTTGCAGCAGGGGCTGGCGCTGGAGCTGGCGCAGGAACAGGAGTTGGTTGCGTCGCGGGAGCCGCTTCTGGCTGGACAGCGTCAAGCTTGCTCTGCAAATCGTCTGCGGCGGCAGCCAGCAGGCTGTCGATGTCCACGCCGAGGTCGGCACCCATATCCGGGCTTGCAGCAGGGGTTGGCGCTGGAGCTGGCGCAGGAACAGGATTCGGTTGCGGCGTGGGAGCCGCTTCTGGCTGGACAGCGTCGAGCTTGCCCTGCAAGTCGTCTGCGGCGGCAGCCAGCAGGCTGTCGATATCCACACCGAGGTCGGCGCCCATGTCTGGGCTTGCAGCGGGTGCTGGTGCAGGTGTCGAAGCTGGAGCAGAAACGGCAGCTGGTGCCGGGGCAGCTGCCTGCGCAGGACTTGGGGGCACATCCAGCCCATTGGCCGCAGCGGCCAGCAGGCTGTCGAGATCATCGTTGGAAAAGGCTGGGCTTTGCGCAGCGGAAGGTGCTGCTGTCGCAGGTTCGGCCTTTGCATCTGCGAGGTTGCCAGCGTTGAGCAGGTCGTCAATATCGCTTGTGTTTCCGGTGGCCGGGGCGGCACTCACAGATGCCAGCAGTTCGTCCAGATCAGGAATACTGTTTTGTGGTTCAGCAGACGCTTGAGGCGCGGGCGCAGTAGCATGAAAATCATTCAGCAGGGCGTCCACGGCATCGTCAGCGGCCTGACTTGCGACAGGGCTTGCGCTGGCAGGGGCGGCAATTTCCGGCTCCCTTTCCGATGGCTGCGGGGGGATATCAAGGGCGTTGAGCAGGTTGTCCACATCGCCCATGCCCGGCATGAGCAACTGCTCATTGGGGTCAATGGGGTGATCGGTCTGCGTAGACGGAGCGGAGAAGTCCAGCGCCACGTCATTGGGGGCGTCCTGGCCTTCGTCCTTGATGTCCATCTGGGCGAGCAGGTCGTCAATTTCTGCATCCGCAGCATTTGAACCATCGTTGAGGCCGCGCAGATGTTCGTTCAGCGCCTCCTGATCCGCCTCCACATCGGGGGCGGCAGCGGCCTGGGGCTGCTCGGACGGATCGTTTGCCGGAACTTCGCCTTTTTCGATCAGTTCTGTGAGATCGATGATCTGGTCATCGGTTTCAGCGGTGTTCTTGGCAACCATGCGCCACCTCATGGGGTTATGTGCAGCGGCCAAAGGCCGGAGTCATGCAAAATACATCGTTTCATACTGCAAAAACGACAGATTTTCGTATCAGTTTATGGCAAAAGACGCAAATAGGACAAAACTCTTTGCGCCAGAATTGCCTTCTGCCGCGATTTTGCAAAAAAAGTCGGGCCGGAAAACAGTCAGGAACTGTTGCCGTCAGAGGCAAGATCGCCAAGCCAACAAAAAAGCCGCCTAGAGGCGGCTTTTGGAGCTAGGCAGCTAACCAGACCTACGGATGGCACTTGGACTTGGCGCAGGCGGTCAGATCTTTCTTGAGTTCGGGCTTTTCTTCCACAACCTTGGAGTGGCAGCCGATGCAGTTGGAGTGCTTGAGTTCTTTCTTGGTGTGCACAACATAGTACAGGCTCTTTTCGCCCTGCTTGCCTGCGAGGTCGTCGTGGCAACCGGAGCTGCCGCACTTGGCAAAGCTTTCCTTGCCGTCAACCTGATGGTGACAGGTAACGCATTCAACCTTGGCATGCACAGCGTGCGGGAACATAACGGTCTTTTGGGAACCCTTGAATTCCAGCGGTTTGTCAGGAGCGGCGGGCGCTGCAAGCGCGGGCAGAGCCAGGGCAAACACCATGATACAGGTAAGAACCAGAACTTTCTTCACGGCAGACCTCCTTTTGTGCGGCAGATGAGAACAAATTGGTGTGATTTTACGGCTCTCATTACGGTAAGTCAATGACTATGGAAAAATGACATTCCAACTATTTTGATAAGTTGCCGAGATTGGAAGTCTTTTTGCGCGCGTAACCTCTGGGGGTGAGCATGAAGTTCCCCAGCGCCCGACTCTCTGCATTGCCAATGATGAGTATGGAGAGCATGTCGACCTGTTCCGGGTCAAATTGGTCAAGGCGGAACACGCGGGCCTCTTCGCCGGGGCGAAAGGCCTTACGCACAAGTCCTACAGGGCAGTGCGGCGCGCGGGATTGCCGGGCAATTTCAAGAGCCTGTTCCAGATGGTGGGGGCGCCCCTTGGAACGGGGATTATAGATAGCACAGACAAAATCGGCCTCAAGGGCCGCGTGGAGCCTGCGTTCAATGGTTTCCCAGGGCGTGAGCAGGTCGCTCAGACTGATGCAGGCAAAATCGTGCATCAGGGGAGCGCCCAGCAGGGCTGCCGCCGCGCAGACCGCCGGAACGCCCGGCACAACATTGAAGGGCACTCTGCCCACAAGGCCCCGGCTTTCCAGAATTTCGAGGGCCAGACCCGCCAGCGCATAGATACCGGGGTCGCCAGAGCAGACAAGGGCCGTGGGCTGGCCTGACAGCGCTGCGTCCACCGCCGCAGAACAGCGTTCTTCCTCGTGCCGCATACCGGTGCTGATGCACTGCTTGCCTGCCAGCAGTTCCGGCGGCACCAGTTCCATGTAGAGGCTGTAGCCAGCCACGCAGGATGCATTCGCTATGGCCGTGCGGGCCTGAGGGGTAAGACATGCGGCATCGCCGGGGCCAAGGCCGACAACATGCAGACTGGCTGGGTTCATCATTCAATCCTGTCCGAGATGGCTAGGGCCAGAGTCAACTGGCCTTGCTCGATAGTTTTGGGGAGGAGCAGGCGGGGCGCGCCCGCCGGAAAAATCTGCGCTGCCGCCAGCAGAGCCGCTGCTTCGCACACACTGAAAGGCGGCTGTTTAAAGCGTCTGCCCGCCGCTGCGGACGGATTGGGCGTGGGGCAGCGCGCAAGATCGGCGGCTTCAAATCCATGCAAGGGAACGCCAAGCCGCTCGGCAAGGGCCAGCAGGGCGGGCTCCTGTAATTTTTCTTTCACGGTCGCCAGCGCAGCCACAGCCAGAGGTTCAAGCCCTTGGGCCGCCAGCAGTTTGCGTGTAGCGGTTTCCACCATATCGCCGGGCGCGTTTTTGCGGCAGCCAAGACCTATCACCAGTCGGGGAACTGCCACACGCAAGATTGCGGGGCTTGGTGCAAGCTCGCGCCAATGCGCCGCAACCAGAGGGCCGAACTGTTCTGGCGGCGTGGCCTCGGCTTCCCCTGCGGGCAGGCGCTGCAACTGGGGATGATCCGGCACGGCATGGCAGGGATCCCAAAGGCTCAGGCTTTCCCCTTCGATCATGGCGGCCTGCGCTGCGGGCAGGCGGTTCCAGTCCACGGGCAGCAGCCCCGCGTCGCGCAGGAGCATATCCAGCGCAGGAGCGCTCTTGCGGGGGTGGTTTGTCCCTGCTCCGGGCGCATCTGAGGCCGTGTCCGATGCTGTGGTGATAACTGCCGTAGCGCCGAGCAGGTGGGCCACATGGCTAGCCAGTTCGTTGGCTCCGCCCCAGTGGCCGGAGAGCAGGCTTATGACGTGCTGCCCCGCAGGATCAAGTACAATCACAGGGGCATCGGTGCTCTTGTGCGCCAGCAGGGGCGCAAGCGCGCGCACGGCTATACCCGTAGCGCCGATGAAGGCATGCGCCGCAAAATTTTTATAGGTTGCCGCCAGCAGAGAGCCGATTTTTTCAAAGGGCGTAACACCCGCAGGGCAAAACCGCGAGGGGGCGAAAATTTCCACGCGGGCCAGACCGGAGGGCTTGCCGGGGGCTGTGTGCTCTGATGGCTGGGCCGGACGCGCGGGAGGCTGGAGTTGACCGGGCAGGCCCCACGGTTTGGCCGCAAGGCAGTCCGTCAGACGCTGCGCCAGAGGCAGGGCAGACTGGCTGAGCGCATAGCAGGCAAGCGCGGTGATTCGGCGGGGACTGTGCAAGGGGCCTCCCTAGGCTGCTTGTCTGGTGACGCGCGGCAACGGGGATACGGCGGATTCCGCTGCGAGGAAAAAATAAAGAAGGGAACCCCTGCATGCGAGGTCCCCTTCTTGCTGGTTCGACTTAAAAAATGACCTTGCGGGCAGCGTCCAGGGCCTTGTTGAAATCCTCGTCCGTGTGGACAAAGGAAACCATGCCCGTCTCGTAGCCGGAAGGCGCAAGGTAGATGCCGTGGGTGCGCATCTGCTTGTAGAACGTGGTGAAAAGCGCCTGATCGCACAGCGTGGCGCTGGCAAAATCCGTAACTTCCTGTTCGCTGAAATAGGGGCAGAACATGGAAGCAAGGGTGGGCATCTGAATCGGCACGCCCTTGGAAGCCAGAATGTCGCGCAGCTCCATGGCAAAGGCATGGGTACGCTTTTCAAGTGCCGCGTAGTCAGCGGTTTTGAGGTAGCGCAAGGTTGCTATGCCAGCAGCCATTGCCAGCGGATTGCCCGAAAGCGTACCCGCCTGATACACGCCGCCTCTGGGCGCGATGAGCTCCATGTAGCGGCGCTTTCCGCCAAAGGCCCCCACGGGCAGACCGCCGCCAATGATCTTGCCAAAGGTGGTGAGGTCGGGATCTATGCTGAAGCGGGCCTGCGCGCCGCCAAAGGCCGCGCGAAAACCGGTGATGACTTCGTCAAAAATGAGCAGGCTGCCGTACTGGTCGCAGACGGAGCGCAGGCCTTCAAGAAATCCGGGTTTGGGGAGCACAAGGCCCATGTTGGCGGCTACAGGCTCCACAATGATGGCGGCAATACTCGCGCCATGCTGCTCAAAGATGGCCTTGACGGCATCAATGTCGTTGTAAGGCGCAAGCAGGGTGTCGGCCACAACGGCGGCGGGCACGCCGGGAGTGCCGGGAATGGAGAACGTGGCAAGGCCGGAACCTGCGGCGGCGAGGAAGGGATCGGCGTGGCCGTGGTAGCAGCCCACAAACTTGAGCACCTTGTCCCGCTTGGTGGCGGCGCGGGCCAGGCGCAGGGCGCTCATGGTGGCCTCTGTGCCGGAGTTGACCATGCGCACCATTTCAAGGCTGGGCATGGCGGCAACCACTTCTTCGGCCAGGGTTACTTCCGCCGGGCAGGGAGCGCCGTAGCTGGTGCCGCGTTTGGCGGCCTCGCACACGGCCCGGGTGACGGAAGGTTCGTCATGCCCAAGGATCATGGGCCCCCAGGAGAGTACAAAGTCAACGTACTCGTGGCCGTCCACATCGGTAATCCGGCAGCCGTGAGCTTCGGCTATGAACAGGGGTTGGCTGTCCACGTTGTGGCAGGCGCGCACAGGGCTGTTGACGCCGCCGGGAATAACCGCGCAGGCCTTTTCAAAAAGCTGCCGAGAAGTGGTATCCATCAAAGGCTCCTTGTATCAGGCAAAATAGGTCATGGAAATTTTTTTCAGTTCCTTGAGGCTGCGCAGCACGGCATGCTCGCGCAGCAGGGTATCACGCTTGAGGTCTTCCACCACGCCAAGGCACTCGGCCTCGCTGCGGCCATGAATCATGGTGTAGAGTTCATACGGCCAGTCTGGCGCGGAACTCGGGCGGTAGTAGACATGGGAGATATGGTTGTGCAGTGCGGCCTGCGTGCCGCACTGTTCCACCAGGTCGGCGTCGATCTTCCAGGCCACCATGGCGTTGTGCGTCCAGCCGGTTTTCTGGTGTTTGATGCTGGCGCCAAAACGGCGGATTGCCCCGGATTCCTTGAGCGAACCAAGCAGCTCAAGCACCTGGGCTTCTGTCATTCCTGCCTTTTCGGCAATATCTGCGTAGGGCGTGAGCGAATCCGGCAGGTTGTCCTGCACGATGCGCAGCACGGCTTGTTCTGCGGGGGTAAACTGACGGCTCATGAATTCTCCGGTACGATGGGCTGAGGCGCTGCCTGCGCAACCTGCGGCAGGTGGGATACATGTCGCAGGCACGGCCCCCGGACCGTTTGCGAACCAGGGGCCGTTGCAGCAGAAGCGGATTATTTTTCTAGTGCATTGACACTAAATTATTCTGCTTTAGCGCGAAAAAGAACGCGCAAACAGGTCTTGAATGGCGATGCGGCCATTGTCTTCAAGAAAACGCGTGCCTGTGGCGGCAAAATGGGCATGGGTGATCATGGGTTCGTCTGTCTGGGTCCAGTTGTCTTTGTTCCAGAACAACCAGGCGTTCTTGGGCTGATCAAAAACAAGCAGGGGCTTGTTGCATATCTTGGCAAATTCCGCTCCCCATCCGGTGCCGCCCTTGACGGTGCCGTCAGGCTGGACTGCGCCGATGACAATGATCTGCTCGCCGCTGCTGACCTGCCAGCAGATGGACTGCAAAACTTTGCGGAAAAGGGGTGCGCGCGTGTATTCGCGGCTCATGAGGCGCGAAACATAGGTCAGGCTGACATCCTTAAGGGCCAGTTCTTCAGAGGTGAGCACCCGCACGCCGCGCGTGCGTTCGATCTGGTGGCCTTCAAAGCTGTAGTTTACTTCTTCCATACCCCAGCTTTCGGCCAAAGCGCCGAAGAACTGCTCTGTTCCTGCGGCGCCGCCGCTGTAAAGCACACACTGGTTGGGGGTAAGCATGGATGCCCTCCTCAAAGGATTGTTGCGCCGGACAAGGGTATAAGGGCCAAAAAAACCGGCAGAAGCTTCATGAACATCATGGCAAAATTTGCAGCAGTCGGCAAGGCAAGCCCGCAAAGAAAAGCGCCGCAACCGGAATGCGTTGGCATTCGCAGTCGCGCGCCGTAAAATAAGATGCCCTGCAATGCCGTGTTGCTTTTGCGGATGAGGTTTACAAGTTCATTGAGCCTGCCCGCCCGAAAAATATCTGTTCCGGGCGGGCAGGTTGTTTGATGGCCGCTGAAGGCTAACACTGCCCCATGTCAGGCTTTGCAACACGGCCTTGGTGTGGGCGTAGTGTGTCTGTCGTCTTAATGCGCCGTGGGCTTGAAAGCTCCAAGGCCGGTTTCAGACCGGATTTTCTGGTCGGCAAAAGCCTCCCTTTCCTTCTGCGCCTGCGGGGACTGATCGCATATGGACACTACCCATATGCACAAAAAGGCCAGCGGCATGGAAAAAATGGCCGGGGAGGAATACGGAAAGGGCGCGGAGCCTGGCGGATTACCCAAGGTTGCCACCCACACGGCATCCGAGAGCATGGTCATGACCAGCGCGGCCAACAGACCCACAAAGCCCCCGGCAACAGCACCTCTGGTGGTGCAGCCCTTCCACAGCACC from Desulfovibrio sp. UIB00 includes:
- a CDS encoding cobalamin biosynthesis protein; the protein is MHSPRRITALACYALSQSALPLAQRLTDCLAAKPWGLPGQLQPPARPAQPSEHTAPGKPSGLARVEIFAPSRFCPAGVTPFEKIGSLLAATYKNFAAHAFIGATGIAVRALAPLLAHKSTDAPVIVLDPAGQHVISLLSGHWGGANELASHVAHLLGATAVITTASDTASDAPGAGTNHPRKSAPALDMLLRDAGLLPVDWNRLPAAQAAMIEGESLSLWDPCHAVPDHPQLQRLPAGEAEATPPEQFGPLVAAHWRELAPSPAILRVAVPRLVIGLGCRKNAPGDMVETATRKLLAAQGLEPLAVAALATVKEKLQEPALLALAERLGVPLHGFEAADLARCPTPNPSAAAGRRFKQPPFSVCEAAALLAAAQIFPAGAPRLLLPKTIEQGQLTLALAISDRIE
- a CDS encoding siroheme decarboxylase subunit beta, encoding MSRQFTPAEQAVLRIVQDNLPDSLTPYADIAEKAGMTEAQVLELLGSLKESGAIRRFGASIKHQKTGWTHNAMVAWKIDADLVEQCGTQAALHNHISHVYYRPSSAPDWPYELYTMIHGRSEAECLGVVEDLKRDTLLREHAVLRSLKELKKISMTYFA
- the cobJ gene encoding precorrin-3B C(17)-methyltransferase, which encodes MNPASLHVVGLGPGDAACLTPQARTAIANASCVAGYSLYMELVPPELLAGKQCISTGMRHEEERCSAAVDAALSGQPTALVCSGDPGIYALAGLALEILESRGLVGRVPFNVVPGVPAVCAAAALLGAPLMHDFACISLSDLLTPWETIERRLHAALEADFVCAIYNPRSKGRPHHLEQALEIARQSRAPHCPVGLVRKAFRPGEEARVFRLDQFDPEQVDMLSILIIGNAESRALGNFMLTPRGYARKKTSNLGNLSK
- a CDS encoding cytochrome c3 family protein, coding for MKKVLVLTCIMVFALALPALAAPAAPDKPLEFKGSQKTVMFPHAVHAKVECVTCHHQVDGKESFAKCGSSGCHDDLAGKQGEKSLYYVVHTKKELKHSNCIGCHSKVVEEKPELKKDLTACAKSKCHP
- the hemL gene encoding glutamate-1-semialdehyde 2,1-aminomutase; this encodes MDTTSRQLFEKACAVIPGGVNSPVRACHNVDSQPLFIAEAHGCRITDVDGHEYVDFVLSWGPMILGHDEPSVTRAVCEAAKRGTSYGAPCPAEVTLAEEVVAAMPSLEMVRMVNSGTEATMSALRLARAATKRDKVLKFVGCYHGHADPFLAAAGSGLATFSIPGTPGVPAAVVADTLLAPYNDIDAVKAIFEQHGASIAAIIVEPVAANMGLVLPKPGFLEGLRSVCDQYGSLLIFDEVITGFRAAFGGAQARFSIDPDLTTFGKIIGGGLPVGAFGGKRRYMELIAPRGGVYQAGTLSGNPLAMAAGIATLRYLKTADYAALEKRTHAFAMELRDILASKGVPIQMPTLASMFCPYFSEQEVTDFASATLCDQALFTTFYKQMRTHGIYLAPSGYETGMVSFVHTDEDFNKALDAARKVIF